The following are encoded together in the Vanrija pseudolonga chromosome 7, complete sequence genome:
- the rcsC_1 gene encoding Sensor histidine kinase RcsC: MTSPTTSSPSAIDTSRPGNRPQISLIQPKRTSLNTALGQPGTSSSSPVSASPQSAPSPAGRERALIDQQVRTPITSLEGPSRPLSPAMTRLPTDTRGRRSTHQPPAAHTHEPPPGSEGRARPSETTGSAEPMLPVPAVAQGNNIRFHGRSLAANRLRHAANSVSDFLHSFITAPLPTSSGSSETAAGPRPGSPTRSSSPSDVLATPATEAPPSRPKIRRASTGMTRSSKGSRAPQVESDDPKPDATPPGPVHFVVVDNDFEQLKVEVTGAGAAEIDQHSSHEAESDEHEPSRPATGLWHKNNSQLNTGTHPSRTVSESSSFKRQPRSACSPEGLRDFVKHRMIPAITHFASQSFPEPAKERLYQREVWYSEKQGALLCSLFFIISWILSNTLQMPLDKFQLWAYVGLAGFFTVLLPFAVALDGPLKFPWLYQVIVWGAVWPWGYFQGVPGCGSKLFLYYMGILMGFPSIAIMAMRQNRIFHLVGVASYFISAGFLLFNQPSVPRLFYRNPAMFGLYHAFLVGTSYVRERNDRQLFQLRQQLKMQYRAVQAAQIMERKAEESKKRFVSYIFHEVRVPLNTALLAVQNLEGEGVFRELGEGQADMVHGLMGSLAMMEKVLNDVLSFNRMESGRFTQARKPFDFHKSIQLVALSHQVQAELNDIKFSVELDPRIDMCGGLFIGDEMRLRQITSNLVSNALKFTHSGSVRVVTKLMFPTFTLPPLPRRRTDSSTIVPSQESSKVTSPRAAMFDDNYAVNDDPERGNVSMESKRQSLIRRASEPGSRSRSPYAKQSPRLKSTATQAIPPELERNFSYGTYPLDGVAVPKVVVRVEVHDTGVGLRPEDVSDNRLFSPYVQTEIGRRQGGKGSGLGLALVRQIVKLSGGRLGVDSETGKGSMFWFELPYAVLVNAPPTAGLDAPGDGGPKSDNALRESPEAGFPTGSTSLPGSVAPSAQASPTVHRTPSKSGLGRLPPAALTESRRPSTASEEAAYLRAIRKRDSASSATEDSSNPSSAGSNDVAPVPSPLRRSGPDVPPSSSPRRSLSAGAVPLAASSSPPTPSPPLGTTGSQVMAMAPESTTVSFRPVDWSYLPSSPSPLSSSSVHVPDPPRLQHFQLPPVSTIPETPEGHPRATPDKPLDTPALSSIPPSSPAVDGQAPMSALVVDDDVLTRKLMARMLRRLGHQVTTAENGRMALDMIIASFEPGSTTHYDIVFLDNQMPKMTGVEVAAEVRRLGLPLFIVGCTGNALREDQDEYLAAGADDLLPKPVHQANILEMIEAARERIRERAEELSRGASAPTTTPSTPHQHA, translated from the exons CCATGACGCGCTTGCCCACCGACACCCGCGGCCGGAGATCTACCCATCAGCCACCCGCAGCCCACACGCACGAGCCTCCGCCAGGGAGCGAGGGTAGAGCAAGACCGAGTGAGACAACAGGCAGCGCCGAACCGATGCTGCCTGTGCCAGCGGTTGCCCAAGGAAACAACATTCGATTCCATGGCCGGTCACTGGCGGCCAaccgcctccgccacgccgcgaACAGTGTCTCAGATTTTCTGCACAGTTTCATCACGGCGCCTCTGCCGACCTCGAGTGGGTCCTCGGAGACAGCGGCAGGCCCACGCCCAGGGTCACCGACGCGTTCTTCGAGTCCTTCCGACGTcctcgcgacgccggcgacggagGCGCCTCCCAGCCGGCCCAAGATTCGGCGGGCGTCCACAGGCATGACGCGCAGCTCGAAGGGATCACGCGCGCCCCAGGTCGAGAGCGATGACCCAAAGCCAGATGCGACTCCACCCGGACCGGTCCACttcgttgtcgtcgacaatgacTTTGAGcagctcaaggtcgaggtgaCCGGAGCCGGTGCGGCCGAGATAGACCAGCACTCGTCGCATGaggccgagagcgacgagcacgagccgTCGAGACCAGCGACAGGCCTCTGGCACAAGAACAATTCGCAACTCAATACCGGGACACATCCCAGCCGCACCGTCTCAGAGTCGTCGAGCTTCAAGCGCCAACCCCGGAGTGCGTGTTCGCCGGAAGGCCTGCGCGACTTTGTGAAGCATCGCATGATCCCCGCCATTACCCATTTCGCTAGCCAGAGCTTTCCTGAGCCTGCAAAAGAGAGGTTGTACCAGAGAGAG GTATGGTACTCGGAGAAGCAAGGAGCGCTGCTCTGTTCATTATTCTTCATCATCTCGTGGATCCTCTCCAACACGCTGCAGATGCCGCTTGACAAGTTTCAGCTCTGGGCCTATGTTGGACTCGCAGGTTTCTTTACCGTGCTCCTGCCATTCGCAGTGGCATTGGACGGCCCCCTGAAGTTTCCTTGGCTGTACCAGGTCATTGTCTGGGGCGCGGTCTGGCCCTGGGGA TACTTCCAGGGAGTGCCAGGATGCGGATCAAAGTTGTTTCTCTACTACATGGGCATCCTGATGGGCTTTCCGAGTATCGCCATCATGGCGATGCGGCAGAATCGGATCTTCCACCTCGTGGGCGTGGCAAGCTACTTCATCTCGGCAGGATTCCTCCTGTTCAACCAGCCCAGTGTACCGCGGCTGTTCTATCGCAACCCGGCGATGT TTGGGCTCTACCATGCCTTCCTGGTTGGCACCTCCTATGTCCGTGAACGGAACGATCGCCAGCTGTTCCAGCTCCGTCAGCAGCTCAAGATGCAGTATCGGGCGGTCCAGGCCGCTCAGATCATGGAGCGCAAGGCTGAAGAGTCGAAGAAGCGTTTCGTCTCTTACA TCTTCCACGAGGTGCGAGTGCCACTTAACACTGCTCTCCTCGCTGTCCAGAACCTCGAGGGCGAAGGTGTCTTTAGGGAGCTCGGAGAGGGTCAGGCTGATATGGTCCACGGCCTTATGGGCAGTCTTGCGATGATGGAGAAG GTTCTGAACGACGTCTTATCATTCAACCGAATGGAATCTGGTCGGTTCACCCAAGCGCGCAAGCCCTTCGACTTTCACAAGTCGATTCAGCTTGTCGCCCTCAGCCACCAGGTCCAGGCTGAGCTCAATGACATCAAGTTcagtgtcgagctcgatccCAGGATTGACATGTGTGGCGGGCTGTTCATCGGCGACGAGATGCGGTTGAGGCAGATCACCTCCAACCTGGTCTCAAATGCTCTCAAGTTT ACGCACTCTGGCTCTGTTCGCGTGGTTACCAAACTCATGTTCCCTACCTTCACCCTCCCGCCTCTTCCCCGGCGACGAACCGACTCTAGCACGATCGTTCCCAGCCAAGAAAGCTCCAAAGTCACCAGCCCGCGGGCAGCAATGTTTGATGACAACTACGCTGTCAATGACGATCCTGAGCGCGGCAATGTGTCGATGGAATCCAAAAGACAGTCCCTCATTCGCAGAGCCAGCGAACCAGGCTCGCGCTCCAGATCACCCTACGCCAAGCAGTCGCCGAGACTGAAGAGCACCGCAACGCAGGCCATCCCGCCAGAGCTCGAGCGCAACTTCTCATATGGCACATATCCCTTGGACGGCGTCGCTGTGCCCAAGGttgtcgtccgagtcgaggtgCACGACACTGGCGTTGGGCTCCGCCCAGAGGATGTCTCGGACAACAGGCTGTTCTCGCCCTACGTCCAGACGGAGATTGGTCGTCGCCAAGGTGGCAAGGGCTCTGGCCTCGGCTTAGCCCTCGTTCGGCAGATTGTCAAGCTGAGCGGCGGTCGGCTGGGCGTCGACTCTGAGACTGGGAAGGGCAGTATGTTCTGGTTCGAACTGCCCTATGCCGTGCTGGTGAACGCACCGCCGACAGCGGGTTTGGACGCACCGGGTGACGGAGGTCCCAAGAGCGACAACGCGCTGCGAGAGTCGCCTGAAGCAGGTTTCCCGACAGGTTCTACCTCGTTGCCGGGCTCGGTAGCACCGTCGGCCCAAGCCTCACCGACAGTACATCGCACCCCTAGCAAGTCGGGGCTAGGCCGACTCCCCCCCGCCGCGTTGACTGAATCACGTCGCCCATCGACCGCATCAGAGGAAGCCGCCTATCTTCGCGCCATTCGCAAGCGGGACTCTGCGTCGAGCGCCACAGAGGACTCGTCAAACCCTTCGTCGGCTGGATCCAACGATGTCGCCCCAGTTCCGAGCCCATTGCGACGATCTGGCCCCGACGTCCCACCCAGCTCTTCTCCCAGGCGAAGCTTATCGGCCGGAGCTGTTCCGCTtgctgcctcctcctccccgccaacgccctcgccgcccctcGGTACAACCGGCTCGCAAGTGATGGCTATGGCTCCAGAGTCGACGACTGTGTCATTCAGACCGGTCGACTGGAGCTACTTGCCGtcgtcaccctcgccacTAAGTTCAAGCTCGGTCCATGTGCCGGACCCGCCGCGACTGCAGCACTTCCAGCTCCCTCCAGTGTCTACCATCCCCGAAACGCCTGAAGGGCACCCAAGGGCCACCCCCGACAAGCCGCTCGACACGCCGGCATTGTCATCTATCCCACCGTCTTCTCCTGCAGTTGATGGCCAGGCGCCAatgtcggcgctggtggtggacgacgacgtcttGACCCGCAAGCTCATGGCACGAATGTTgcgtcgcctcggccaccagGTCACCACGGCGGAGAATGGCCGAATGGCGCTCGACATGATCATCGCGAGCTTCGAGCCCGGATCAACGACCCACTACGACATTGTCTTCCTCGACAACCAGATGCCCAAGATGACTGGTGTCGaggtggcggccgaggtgcgccgcCTAGGCCTGCCGCTGTTCATTGTCGGATGTACCGGCAACGCGCTCCGCGAGGACCAGGACGAGTACCTCGCCGCTGGGGCGGACGACCTGCTCCCCAAGCCTGTGCACCAGGCCAATATTCTCGAAATGATAGAGGCCGCCCGCGAGCGGATACGCGAGCGGGCAGAAGAGTTGTCGCGCGGAGCttcagcgccgacgacaacgcccTCGACACCACACCAACACGCTTGA